A DNA window from Halobacterium sp. DL1 contains the following coding sequences:
- a CDS encoding CRISPR-associated protein Cas4 gives MSDPVSRLVATAQGDAVDNPFRVTGVMMQYYYVCERELWFESRNVEIDRENASVARGTRVDESSYGERSQENLRLGMIALDLLEDGRVVEVKPSSTLTEPARMQLSYYLWYLDRVLGVEREGVLAHPTERRREDVSLDDDRCDKVESAIRGIHAIVTADSPPEATEKPYCESCAYHDFCWV, from the coding sequence GTGAGCGATCCCGTCTCTCGGCTGGTGGCCACAGCACAGGGCGACGCCGTCGACAACCCGTTTCGCGTCACTGGCGTGATGATGCAGTACTACTACGTCTGTGAACGCGAGCTCTGGTTCGAGAGCCGGAACGTCGAAATCGACCGGGAGAACGCAAGCGTTGCCCGAGGGACTCGCGTCGATGAGTCCTCCTACGGCGAACGTTCACAGGAGAACCTTCGACTCGGGATGATCGCTCTCGACCTACTTGAAGACGGTCGGGTGGTAGAGGTGAAACCCTCATCGACGTTGACAGAGCCAGCGCGAATGCAGCTCTCGTACTACCTCTGGTACCTCGACCGGGTATTAGGCGTCGAACGTGAGGGCGTGTTGGCACACCCGACTGAGCGTCGACGTGAGGACGTTTCCCTCGACGACGACCGATGCGACAAAGTCGAGTCGGCAATCCGAGGGATTCACGCGATCGTGACCGCGGACAGCCCGCCGGAAGCCACTGAGAAACCGTACTGCGAGTCGTGTGCCTACCACGACTTCTGTTGGGTCTAA